A stretch of the Bacillus mesophilus genome encodes the following:
- a CDS encoding F510_1955 family glycosylhydrolase produces MKYIVFFIGLTVVLLFFFSSCSDSNSDHENKTEPGIQHESMKAKTVGIDFAGHDFFQPVSNSISHIHGIGYPNNQEALFIATHHGLKVYSNGIWYETKEHNHDYMGFQATSEGFYSSGHPEEGSTLLNPLGLLKSEDFGKTIEKVSFYGESDFHHMSASYYTPSIYVVNTVPNSKLGTGLYYSLDGGEVWMQSELEGLPQASAHSLATHPRLAKIVGISTPEGLFLSHNNGNTFSLISEERSIGTFFIKDESILYVTADGEESLLEQSLESDDTKQIPLPTLSEGDSILYLAVNPLHEQEISFGTVAGDVWRTEDYGDSWSNILEKGNVP; encoded by the coding sequence TTGAAATATATTGTGTTTTTTATTGGATTAACTGTTGTGTTGCTATTCTTCTTTTCCTCTTGTAGTGATAGCAATAGCGACCATGAAAATAAAACTGAACCAGGGATTCAACATGAAAGCATGAAGGCAAAAACAGTAGGTATTGATTTTGCAGGTCATGACTTTTTTCAGCCAGTAAGTAACTCCATCTCCCATATTCATGGGATAGGATATCCAAATAACCAGGAAGCTTTATTTATTGCAACTCATCATGGACTTAAGGTTTATTCTAATGGTATTTGGTATGAGACAAAGGAACATAATCATGACTATATGGGCTTTCAAGCAACATCTGAGGGCTTTTACAGTAGCGGTCATCCAGAAGAGGGGTCTACGCTTTTAAATCCACTTGGTTTATTAAAAAGTGAGGATTTTGGAAAAACGATAGAAAAAGTAAGTTTTTATGGAGAATCTGACTTTCATCATATGTCCGCAAGTTATTACACTCCAAGTATCTATGTGGTTAACACAGTTCCAAATAGTAAACTTGGTACAGGTTTATACTATAGCCTCGACGGAGGGGAAGTATGGATGCAGAGTGAGTTAGAGGGATTGCCACAAGCATCAGCCCATTCACTTGCCACTCACCCTAGATTAGCAAAAATAGTAGGTATATCCACCCCAGAAGGATTGTTTCTCTCTCACAATAACGGAAACACATTTTCTCTCATATCTGAAGAAAGATCAATAGGCACGTTCTTTATTAAAGATGAGTCTATTCTTTATGTAACAGCAGATGGAGAGGAGAGTTTATTAGAACAGTCCTTGGAATCAGATGATACTAAACAAATTCCACTTCCTACATTAAGTGAAGGGGATTCCATTTTATATTTAGCTGTTAATCCCTTACATGAACAGGAAATTAGTTTTGGTACTGTTGCTGGAGACGTGTGGAGGACTGAAGATTACGGTGATTCGTGGTCAAATATCTTAGAGAAAGGTAACGTACCTTAG
- a CDS encoding MFS transporter encodes MWKNRNVWILLTGEFIAGIGLWTGIIGNLEFMQQHVPSDFVKALILFTGLLAGVVVGPLAGRIIDSSSKKKVLIYAGFGRMFSVLFMFLAIQFESIWWMVLFMIVIQLSAAFYFPTIQALVPIVVAEKDLLQMNGAHMNITTISRIIGTALAGAMLAIISLYSLYLASFIAYGLLLLSTFLLDFDESDVESKNKNKKSASFKEVIPVLKGIPIAMTALILTVIPMLFLGGFNLMVIEISELQDDSTIKGLIYTVEGICFMLGAFLVKRITEKYNPVSLMFIFTTVVAITQLSLFFADSKLLSLVSFGVFGFALGFFFPIAATIFQTKIPKDFHGRFFSFKNMLDRVMFQVVLLATGLFLDTIGFHYMVLVFGLLSLGLVTYFGLKHSKTAVQSSMLKEQEL; translated from the coding sequence ATGTGGAAAAACAGAAATGTTTGGATCTTACTTACTGGTGAATTTATTGCTGGTATTGGATTATGGACTGGAATAATTGGTAATCTAGAGTTTATGCAACAGCATGTACCTTCAGATTTTGTAAAGGCGCTTATTTTATTTACGGGATTACTTGCAGGAGTCGTGGTTGGACCTTTAGCTGGAAGAATTATAGATTCATCAAGTAAAAAGAAGGTATTAATATATGCTGGGTTTGGTAGAATGTTTAGCGTTTTATTTATGTTTTTAGCCATTCAGTTTGAGTCGATTTGGTGGATGGTCTTGTTTATGATTGTCATTCAGTTATCAGCAGCCTTTTATTTCCCGACTATTCAAGCGTTAGTCCCAATTGTCGTTGCTGAGAAGGATTTATTACAAATGAATGGTGCGCATATGAATATAACAACGATTTCAAGAATAATTGGAACCGCCTTAGCTGGGGCAATGTTGGCCATTATCAGTTTGTACTCTCTGTATCTAGCGTCTTTTATTGCTTATGGATTATTATTGTTATCCACCTTTTTATTAGATTTTGATGAATCGGATGTTGAAAGTAAGAATAAAAATAAGAAGTCAGCTAGCTTCAAAGAAGTAATTCCGGTTCTAAAAGGTATTCCTATTGCCATGACTGCTTTAATCCTAACTGTCATTCCAATGTTATTTTTAGGTGGCTTTAACTTAATGGTTATTGAGATCAGTGAGCTACAGGACGACTCAACCATAAAGGGTCTCATCTACACAGTTGAGGGTATTTGTTTCATGCTTGGTGCTTTCTTAGTTAAGAGAATAACAGAGAAGTATAATCCTGTTTCGTTAATGTTTATTTTTACAACAGTTGTTGCCATTACTCAGTTATCATTATTCTTTGCTGATAGCAAGCTATTATCATTAGTTTCATTTGGAGTATTTGGTTTTGCTCTTGGGTTCTTCTTCCCGATTGCAGCAACGATTTTCCAAACTAAAATTCCTAAAGATTTTCATGGACGATTCTTTTCTTTTAAAAATATGTTAGATCGAGTTATGTTTCAGGTTGTATTATTGGCAACTGGGTTATTTTTAGATACCATTGGGTTTCATTATATGGTTTTAGTTTTCGGACTATTGTCACTAGGGTTAGTTACGTATTTTGGTCTCAAGCATTCCAAGACCGCTGTACAAAGCTCCATGCTAAAAGAACAAGAATTGTAA
- a CDS encoding MATE family efflux transporter — translation MYQTYSFREKSLLFSKIIFPILITQLGLFAMSFLDVMMSGRAGSYDVAGVAIGSSLWIPIYTGLSGILIAITPIVAQLIGGKRSSDVPNTVIQGLYLATIIPLFIFLIGALTLKPILNGMNLDSEVSRIAYHYLLSLSLGMVPLFMYSVLRSFMDALGQTKMTMFITLTSLPINALFNYLLIFGEFGFPRLGGVGAGYASAITYWCIFGIAVWMVAKQSPFKEYRIFGTFYRISIAKWKEILLIGVPIGFSIFFETSIFSAVTLLMSGYDTITIAAHQIALNFASFLYMIPLSISMGLTICVGYEIGAKRTIDAKQYSYMGLGLALIFAIITGIILVLFNDVIATMYSTDKEVIILAQHFLIYAIFFQLSDAIGAPIQGALRGYKDVNVTLVLSLVSFWIIGLPLGYLLATYTDFQAFGYWIGLSSGLTAGAILLFVRLTFIQRRYRTKFSNAVN, via the coding sequence ATGTACCAGACTTATAGCTTTAGAGAAAAATCATTATTGTTTAGCAAAATTATATTTCCTATTCTAATTACCCAGCTCGGCCTTTTTGCAATGAGTTTTTTAGATGTTATGATGTCAGGCCGCGCAGGCTCCTACGATGTTGCTGGAGTAGCGATCGGCTCGAGCTTATGGATCCCTATATATACCGGGTTAAGTGGAATACTTATAGCTATTACACCAATCGTTGCTCAATTAATTGGTGGCAAACGAAGTTCAGACGTACCAAACACGGTTATTCAAGGTTTGTATTTAGCAACCATTATTCCATTATTCATCTTTCTAATTGGGGCATTAACACTGAAACCGATTCTTAATGGGATGAATCTAGATTCTGAGGTTAGTAGAATTGCTTATCATTATTTACTTAGCTTATCACTTGGGATGGTTCCTTTGTTTATGTATTCAGTGCTTCGCTCCTTTATGGATGCATTGGGTCAAACAAAGATGACCATGTTCATCACACTGACTTCACTTCCAATTAATGCGTTATTTAATTATCTTCTAATCTTTGGAGAGTTTGGTTTTCCTCGTTTAGGAGGAGTTGGAGCAGGTTATGCATCAGCTATTACCTATTGGTGTATTTTCGGAATCGCGGTCTGGATGGTTGCTAAACAGTCTCCATTCAAAGAATATCGAATTTTCGGTACGTTTTATCGTATTTCCATAGCGAAATGGAAAGAAATACTACTCATCGGAGTCCCCATAGGTTTTTCGATTTTCTTTGAAACAAGTATATTTTCTGCAGTTACTTTGTTGATGAGTGGATATGATACGATTACAATTGCTGCTCATCAGATTGCACTAAACTTCGCTTCATTTCTTTATATGATTCCGTTAAGTATTTCAATGGGATTAACGATCTGTGTTGGGTATGAGATTGGTGCCAAACGAACAATAGATGCAAAACAGTATAGTTATATGGGACTTGGTTTAGCATTAATTTTCGCGATCATAACAGGGATCATTTTAGTCCTCTTTAACGATGTAATTGCAACTATGTATAGTACTGACAAAGAAGTAATTATTTTAGCACAGCATTTCCTTATTTACGCGATCTTTTTTCAACTTTCAGATGCAATTGGCGCACCTATACAAGGAGCATTGCGAGGATATAAAGATGTTAATGTCACCTTGGTCCTTTCACTTGTTTCATTCTGGATCATTGGACTTCCTTTAGGTTATCTACTAGCAACATACACTGACTTTCAGGCCTTTGGTTACTGGATTGGACTAAGTTCCGGTTTAACAGCTGGAGCAATCTTATTGTTTGTAAGACTTACCTTTATCCAAAGAAGATATCGGACAAAATTTAGTAATGCTGTTAACTAA
- a CDS encoding deoxyribonuclease IV — protein sequence MFAGCHVSIREGYLGAAKVAYALGGNAFQYFPKNPRSLTIKNFNKQDAHLCREFCDEYKIQSVAHTPYPTSLTPSEDKRKLTVQSLINDLEIAEACGSIGVVVHYGSQIDASEPLRAYELMISMLNEVLAHWNGKTLLLLENVAGKPGTMGTSIEEQVQIRNLSEYPEKLGYCFDTCHAFASGVWTEDRHKEFFENAQELGYFDHLKVIHFNNSRYEHSSGKDRHAGILTGKIGSNTMASFAREGLVKELPFILETPTEDHAQEIKEIRAFQDNEK from the coding sequence GTGTTTGCTGGCTGTCATGTAAGTATTCGAGAGGGATATCTTGGTGCAGCGAAAGTTGCCTATGCATTAGGTGGAAATGCGTTTCAATACTTTCCGAAAAATCCACGTAGCTTAACGATAAAAAATTTCAATAAGCAGGATGCACATTTATGTAGAGAATTTTGTGATGAGTATAAGATTCAGTCTGTTGCTCATACTCCATATCCAACAAGCCTTACCCCGTCTGAGGACAAAAGAAAGCTAACGGTTCAATCTCTTATTAATGATTTAGAAATAGCAGAAGCCTGTGGGTCAATTGGGGTTGTTGTACATTATGGATCACAGATTGATGCAAGTGAACCATTAAGAGCATATGAATTAATGATTAGTATGTTGAATGAAGTATTAGCTCACTGGAATGGGAAGACATTACTATTACTTGAAAATGTTGCCGGGAAGCCAGGTACGATGGGAACTTCAATAGAGGAGCAGGTTCAAATAAGGAATCTTTCGGAATATCCAGAAAAACTGGGTTATTGTTTTGATACTTGCCACGCGTTTGCAAGTGGAGTTTGGACAGAAGATCGACATAAGGAGTTTTTTGAGAATGCCCAAGAGCTTGGTTACTTTGATCATTTAAAAGTGATTCACTTCAATAATTCTCGGTACGAACATAGTTCAGGAAAGGATCGTCATGCAGGAATTCTGACAGGGAAAATTGGTTCTAATACTATGGCTAGTTTTGCTAGAGAAGGTCTGGTTAAGGAATTACCGTTCATCCTAGAAACACCTACAGAGGACCACGCCCAGGAAATAAAAGAAATTCGAGCTTTTCAAGACAATGAAAAATAA